The DNA window GCATCGTGGCGACCTTGTTTGGCGAGAAGATTGCCGCGGTTGTACCAGGCTTCAAATTTGTTGGGGTTGACTGCCAAAGCTTGGTCGTAACTGGCGATCGCTTCGTCGAGACGTTCCAACTTTCCCAACACGACCCCGCAATTTTGCCACACATCAGCATCATCCTGTTTGATGGCAAGAGCCTTTTGATAGCAAGTTACCGCATCTTCGTATTGTTGCTGCATAAACAGCAAATTGCCACGATTGTACCAAGCCTCAAATTTATCGGGTTTGATAGCCACAGCCCGATCGTAACTGGCGATCGCCTCGTTCAACCGGCGCAACTTCACCAAAGCATTGCCACGATTGTACCAGGCTTCGTGGCAGGAAGGGTCTTGTTCCAAAGCACGGTCGTAGGCTGCGATCGCTTCTTCGTATTTATGGGTTGCAAACAGTTGTTCTCCCTGTTGAAAAGCCGCCTGCGCATCCGGCGATCGCACATCGGTAGGTGGGTTCACCTCCCCGCCATTGGCATACATTTGTTGCAGCTTCTGTTGCAGTTGGGGTTTCACCGCCTCCAACACCTGCGCCGTGGTTACCTGCGACAGGCGTTCGATGGCTTCATCTTTAGCTTTTTCCACATCCCTGACCGCAAATTGAAACTCCGACATGCACACCTGCTGGAACCGTTCTACCTGCTGTAAATTTTGCTTTTGTCGGTTGGTTTCCTGCTGCAGGCTTTCCACCTCCGCCGTGGTCTTATCGTATGCCGTATTGGCGTGGTGTTCCAACTCCGCCAGCAATTCCTGCGCTTGGCGGCGGGAATCTTGCAGTTGTTCGTTCAATCCCCCCAACGCCTGCAAATGATTTCTGACTTGGGAAACCAACGCCTTCACCACCAACCGACGCACCAACCAAAAAACCGCCAAAGCACCCAACGGCGACACCAGCAAATCTCCCAACACCATCATCCAGGCATTAACCTCCTCCGATGGTTCTTCAGCAGCATTGGCAGAGGTTGCCGATAGCAACTGCGTCGGTGGGTTGGCAATGGTTTCTGGGGTTCCCATGGCTTGAGAAACGAGTGTGGGTTCTGCCGGAGAACCCAAGTTTGTCTTTTTGCCGCTACTTGTTGCATGGGAACTCCCTAACTTGCCGGAAGATGGCTGTGTGGGAGCATCTGCGGTGGTGATGGATGCAGCTTCCGGTACCAAATCTTGAGCGGCAAACGTGGCTAATGCAGCTAAGGCAACAGTTGGAACGCCCATAGGGTTGTATGCTCTTCCATGGTGAGGGTGAAACGGTTGTGAAATAGGAAAGGAAACCAGCCAGAAGGCGATGGTTCCCTTTCTCCCTACCCTCTTTGTACCAATCTTCACTATCAAATCCGGAAACTACTTGAGCATGGCTTCCAGTTTTTGCTGGTTCCAGAGTTTGTCGTAAAGACCTTCTTCTTGCAGCAATTTTTGGTGGGTTCCCTGTTGAATAATTTTGCCCCCATCCATGACAAAAATCCGTTCTAAGGTGGATACGGCTGCCATTTGGTGGGAAATGAACAAAACCGTACGACCGCCGCGAATTTGAGCCAAATTGTGCAGGATTTCTGTGGCGGTTTGGTTGTCCACGCTGGAAAGGGCGTCGTCTAAAATTAAAACTGGCGCATCCACCAGCAAGGCTCTGGCGAGGGAAACCCGTTGCCGCTGACCGCCGGAGAGGGTGATCCCTCTTTCGCCAACGATGGTGTCGTATTGTTGGGGGAAGTTCAGAATTTCGGAATGCACTTGTGCGAGTTTGGCAGCACTTTCGACTTCCGCTTGGGATTTACTGGGGTCGCCGTAGCGGATGTTTTCCCGAATGGTGGTACTGAACAGAAAGCTTTCTTGGGGAACGTAGGCAATGTGGCTACGCAAAGCTTCTAGTTTGATTTGGGTGATGTCACAGCCGTCTAGGTATAGCTGTTCGGGGTCGATCTCGATCAAACGCGCGATCGCGTTGGCGAGGGTGGATTTGCCACCACCGATGGTACCGACCACTGCCACCATTTCTCCTGGCTGAATGTCAAAGGTGACGCCGTCTAAGGCGGGTTGTTCGGTGTCGGGATAGGAAAAGGTTAAGTTGTTGGCTTGCAAGCGACCGCTGACGGGTTGGGGAAGTTCGATGGGATGGGGAACGTTGCGAATTTGGGGGATGGCTGTGAGAATGGATTCTACGCGATCGATGCTCACTTCGCCGCGTTGGTAGGTGGTCAGGGTAAACCCTAACAAGGCAGTGGGAAAGACCAGGCGTTCTACGTAGAGGATTAATGCTACGAAACCACCGACTTCTAGGGTACCGTTGGCTAGTGCTGGGGTACCGAAGGTTAGGAGAATGAGCAAGCTAACGCTGGAAAGACCGGTAAGAATGGGAAAAAGTAAATTGCGGGTTTTGGCGAGTTTTAAGTTGGAACCGAGCAGTTGTTGGTTGAGACGTTGAAAGGCGTTTTGTTCGTTGTCTTCCTGAGCGTATATTTTCACCAAGGAAATGCCGCTCATGTCTTCCTGAATTAGTTCGCTTAAGTTAGAGAGGTTTTCTTGAACTTCCATTTGTTCGCTCCGCAAACGATCGCTGAATGCACGCACCAAAATGAGCATGAGGGGATAAACTGCGATCGCCATTAAACTCAAACGGAAGTTAATGGAAAACATGACCGGTAGGGTCAAAACATAAGCAAATAGGGTGTTGATTAAGCTTAAAACGGCAAATCCTAACAAGCGACGTACGTTGTCTACGTCGCTTGTGGCACGGTTAATGATATCGCCAACGGTACTGGAAGCAAAATATCCCGGTTCCAAAACCAGCAAATGTTGGAAAATTCGTTGTTTGAGGTCAAATTCTACTTTTCTGCCGACCCCAAATATCAGCAGTCGGGAGGCGACCCGCACAAACCACATCATGCTGGCTAACAGGAGAATAAATAAAATGGAAGGAACAAAGGAACTCAGGGAGTTCGTATCTGAGGTTTGGGTCATTTGCTGCAGCCGATCGATGCTGTCGCGAATGACCAAGGGAATGTAAACCCCCAATAGGTTCACCACCAAAAGCGATAGAATTCCCAAAAGCGCTCGCTTTCGGTGGGGACGCATGTAGCTGTATAATTGCTGTAGACGAGATGGTGCCATGAATGATTTCCGATTCGTACCGATCTCGATCCTACCGAATTTCTGCTGTGGGAACAGCGATCGCTATGGATTTGGTTATCTCCCATGGAGATTGTCTGGTAGTTCGCCGGCTTTTTGAAGCAACCCTTCGCGATCGCGCAATTCAATGACGTTCCCCTGGGAAACAATTAAACCTTCCCGGGATAGTTTGCTAAATCCTCTGGAAAGGGTTTC is part of the Geitlerinema sp. PCC 9228 genome and encodes:
- a CDS encoding tetratricopeptide repeat protein, whose protein sequence is MGVPTVALAALATFAAQDLVPEAASITTADAPTQPSSGKLGSSHATSSGKKTNLGSPAEPTLVSQAMGTPETIANPPTQLLSATSANAAEEPSEEVNAWMMVLGDLLVSPLGALAVFWLVRRLVVKALVSQVRNHLQALGGLNEQLQDSRRQAQELLAELEHHANTAYDKTTAEVESLQQETNRQKQNLQQVERFQQVCMSEFQFAVRDVEKAKDEAIERLSQVTTAQVLEAVKPQLQQKLQQMYANGGEVNPPTDVRSPDAQAAFQQGEQLFATHKYEEAIAAYDRALEQDPSCHEAWYNRGNALVKLRRLNEAIASYDRAVAIKPDKFEAWYNRGNLLFMQQQYEDAVTCYQKALAIKQDDADVWQNCGVVLGKLERLDEAIASYDQALAVNPNKFEAWYNRGNLLAKQGRHDAAIVSYQQSLEINPQQVEAWYKCGNLLLKLHRYQEALHAYEKALELNPNSYEIWYAQGSILGQLRRFEEALAAYEKAIEIQPQRYQVWYNRGNTLAKLHRYEEALASYNHTVQLAPNNYEAWYNRGTMLQRLQRYREAMESYNVALELKPDSHQAWHSSARVLEKMHRYEEAIASYECAIKLKPDKYEAWYNRGNLLARLQQYQEAFDSLTKAVQIQQSLMHAS
- a CDS encoding ABC transporter ATP-binding protein — protein: MAPSRLQQLYSYMRPHRKRALLGILSLLVVNLLGVYIPLVIRDSIDRLQQMTQTSDTNSLSSFVPSILFILLLASMMWFVRVASRLLIFGVGRKVEFDLKQRIFQHLLVLEPGYFASSTVGDIINRATSDVDNVRRLLGFAVLSLINTLFAYVLTLPVMFSINFRLSLMAIAVYPLMLILVRAFSDRLRSEQMEVQENLSNLSELIQEDMSGISLVKIYAQEDNEQNAFQRLNQQLLGSNLKLAKTRNLLFPILTGLSSVSLLILLTFGTPALANGTLEVGGFVALILYVERLVFPTALLGFTLTTYQRGEVSIDRVESILTAIPQIRNVPHPIELPQPVSGRLQANNLTFSYPDTEQPALDGVTFDIQPGEMVAVVGTIGGGKSTLANAIARLIEIDPEQLYLDGCDITQIKLEALRSHIAYVPQESFLFSTTIRENIRYGDPSKSQAEVESAAKLAQVHSEILNFPQQYDTIVGERGITLSGGQRQRVSLARALLVDAPVLILDDALSSVDNQTATEILHNLAQIRGGRTVLFISHQMAAVSTLERIFVMDGGKIIQQGTHQKLLQEEGLYDKLWNQQKLEAMLK